A genomic region of Candidatus Pseudomonas phytovorans contains the following coding sequences:
- a CDS encoding isochorismatase family protein has protein sequence MAIPQIQHYPIPSHVTLNRPALPWTPAPERAALLIHDMQNHFLKPYASQAFVEGLVQRIQSLRVACHALGIPVYYTAQPGDQQAESRGLLCDFWGPGLAEDGVSPGIVAGLAPDPQRDVVLVKHRYSAFARSDFLERLQVAGRDQLIICGVYAHIGCLTTATEAFMADIQPFVVADALGDFSLERHQLALEHMAHCSSVVLSSRQLLDALALVQVAHDLPGDVARCLALPVEQVVAVDDPVQLGLDSVRLLMLFEQWQQAGLPVTFLELLERRSIRAWVQLIDLRLQAQPAGEAA, from the coding sequence ATGGCAATTCCACAGATCCAGCATTACCCGATCCCCAGCCACGTCACGCTGAACCGGCCAGCCCTGCCCTGGACGCCTGCGCCCGAGCGGGCGGCGCTGCTGATTCATGACATGCAGAACCATTTTCTCAAGCCCTATGCCTCGCAGGCGTTCGTCGAAGGCCTGGTCCAGCGCATCCAGTCACTGCGCGTGGCATGCCATGCCCTCGGCATCCCCGTGTACTACACCGCCCAGCCCGGTGACCAGCAGGCCGAATCACGGGGGCTGTTGTGCGACTTCTGGGGCCCGGGGCTGGCCGAGGACGGTGTCAGCCCTGGCATCGTCGCAGGCCTGGCGCCCGACCCTCAGCGTGACGTGGTGCTGGTCAAGCACCGCTACAGTGCCTTCGCCCGCTCCGACTTTCTCGAACGGCTGCAGGTGGCTGGACGCGACCAGTTGATCATCTGCGGGGTCTACGCCCATATCGGCTGCCTGACCACCGCCACCGAAGCCTTCATGGCCGACATCCAGCCATTCGTGGTGGCCGATGCCCTAGGTGACTTTTCCCTGGAGCGCCACCAACTGGCTCTGGAGCACATGGCGCACTGTTCGAGCGTTGTGCTGTCGAGCCGGCAACTGCTCGACGCCCTCGCCCTGGTACAGGTGGCCCATGACCTGCCTGGCGATGTTGCGCGCTGCCTGGCGCTGCCCGTGGAACAGGTGGTGGCGGTGGACGATCCGGTGCAACTGGGCCTGGATTCGGTACGCCTCTTGATGCTGTTTGAACAATGGCAACAGGCAGGGCTGCCGGTGACGTTCCTGGAACTGCTTGAGCGCCGCAGCATTCGTGCCTGGGTGCAACTGATTGACCTGCGCCTGCAGGCCCAGCCCGCAGGAGAGGCGGCATGA
- a CDS encoding 2,3-dihydro-2,3-dihydroxybenzoate dehydrogenase gives MKRFIGKSVLITGAARGIGAALAERLLAEGATVIALDCDSSGLEALAERLRSDNVKLHAADITDREQITSLVERIDEHYPLDGLVNAAGVMESAPFEQLSAQAWLRLFEINVHGTFHVSQAVARCMLARRRGAIVSVASNAATTPRVNLSGYCASKAAVAMLTRCMGLELGQQGVRCNVVSPGSTRTPMLHQLAGDDESLDRRMVQGDLGLHRIGIPLGKIAEPQDIAAGIAFLLSDDANHITLQNLVMDGGATFG, from the coding sequence ATGAAGCGCTTCATCGGCAAATCGGTCCTGATAACCGGTGCGGCGCGCGGCATTGGTGCCGCACTGGCCGAGCGCCTGCTGGCCGAAGGCGCCACGGTGATTGCCCTGGACTGCGACAGCTCCGGCCTTGAGGCGCTCGCCGAACGCCTGCGCTCGGACAACGTCAAGCTGCATGCCGCCGACATCACCGACCGGGAGCAGATTACAAGCCTGGTCGAGCGCATCGACGAACACTATCCGCTCGACGGCCTGGTCAACGCCGCCGGCGTCATGGAATCGGCTCCCTTCGAGCAGCTGTCCGCGCAAGCCTGGCTGCGGCTGTTCGAGATAAACGTGCACGGTACCTTCCATGTGTCCCAGGCTGTGGCCCGCTGCATGCTGGCGAGGCGCCGGGGTGCAATCGTCAGTGTTGCATCCAATGCCGCCACAACGCCGCGGGTAAACCTGAGCGGTTACTGCGCCTCGAAAGCCGCTGTGGCCATGCTCACCCGCTGCATGGGACTGGAGCTTGGCCAACAGGGGGTGCGCTGCAATGTGGTATCACCGGGCTCCACCCGTACTCCGATGCTGCACCAACTGGCCGGCGACGATGAAAGCCTGGACCGGCGCATGGTCCAGGGCGACCTTGGCCTGCATCGCATCGGCATTCCGCTTGGCAAGATCGCAGAACCTCAGGACATCGCCGCCGGCATCGCTTTCCTGCTCTCGGATGATGCCAACCACATCACCCTGCAGAACCTGGTCATGGACGGCGGCGCCACCTTTGGCTGA
- the thrS gene encoding threonine--tRNA ligase: protein MISIALPDGSRKEFPEPLNVQQLAMSIGSGLAAATLAAKVDGRLVDASHMLTGNSTVEIVTSKSEDALALVRHSTAHLMAQAVQRLYPGTQVTIGPVIDNGFYYDFVAERPFNLDDLPLIEAEMHRIVDSGLAIKRRELPREQAIDLFTTLGESYKVKIIEDIPAGETLSVYQQGEFTDLCRGPHVPDTGKLGAFKLMKVAGAYWRGDSSNAMLSRIYGTAWLNDKQLKAYLSQLEEAEKRDHRKLAKQYDLFHQQEEAPGMVFWHPKGWAIWQTVEQYMRKVYRDSGYQEVRSPQVVDSSLWRRSGHWDNYKENMFVTESENRQYALKPMNCPGHIQIFKFGLRSHRELPIRYGEFGGCHRNEPSGALHGIMRVRAFTQDDGHIFCTEQQIEAEIRTFHQQAQKVYKAFGFEEVAVKLALRPEPGKRLGSDEVWDKAENQLRSALTACGVSWEELPGEGAFYSPKIEYHLRDAIGREWQVGTIQVDYHMPDRLGAEYVDEHSQRRRPVMLHRAIVGSLERFIGILIEHHAGVFPTWLAPVQAVLLTVTEAQNAYADQVRQQLHDRGLRVEADLRNEKIGYKIRESTLQRVPYLLVIGDREKDSGTLAVRSRAGDDLGTLSVDDFVALLARDSQVN from the coding sequence ATGATCTCTATCGCTCTACCGGATGGCAGTCGCAAGGAATTCCCGGAGCCGCTCAACGTCCAGCAACTGGCAATGTCCATCGGCAGTGGCCTGGCGGCCGCGACACTCGCGGCCAAGGTCGACGGGCGTCTGGTCGACGCCTCGCACATGCTGACGGGCAATAGCACGGTCGAGATCGTCACAAGCAAAAGCGAGGACGCCCTTGCCCTCGTCCGCCACTCCACCGCACACCTGATGGCACAAGCCGTGCAGCGCCTGTACCCAGGCACCCAGGTCACGATCGGTCCGGTGATCGACAACGGCTTCTACTACGACTTCGTGGCCGAACGCCCCTTCAACCTGGATGACCTGCCGCTGATCGAAGCCGAGATGCACCGCATCGTCGACAGTGGCCTGGCAATTAAACGCCGGGAGCTGCCGCGCGAGCAGGCCATCGACCTGTTCACCACCCTGGGCGAGTCGTACAAGGTGAAGATCATCGAGGACATCCCGGCCGGCGAAACCCTCTCGGTGTACCAACAAGGCGAGTTCACCGACTTGTGCCGCGGGCCTCACGTTCCCGATACCGGCAAGCTCGGGGCATTCAAGTTGATGAAGGTGGCCGGTGCCTACTGGCGCGGTGATTCCAGCAACGCCATGCTCAGCCGCATCTACGGCACCGCCTGGCTGAACGACAAGCAGCTCAAGGCCTACCTGTCGCAGCTGGAAGAAGCCGAGAAGCGCGACCACCGCAAGCTGGCCAAGCAGTACGACCTGTTCCATCAACAGGAAGAGGCGCCCGGCATGGTGTTCTGGCACCCCAAGGGCTGGGCAATCTGGCAGACGGTCGAGCAGTACATGCGCAAGGTGTACCGCGACAGCGGTTACCAGGAAGTGCGCTCTCCGCAGGTGGTGGACAGCTCACTGTGGCGCCGGTCGGGGCACTGGGACAACTACAAGGAGAACATGTTCGTCACCGAGTCGGAAAACCGTCAGTACGCGCTCAAGCCCATGAACTGCCCAGGCCACATCCAGATTTTCAAGTTCGGCTTGCGCAGCCACCGCGAGCTGCCGATCCGCTACGGCGAGTTCGGTGGTTGCCACCGCAACGAACCGTCGGGGGCCTTGCATGGCATCATGCGCGTGCGTGCCTTCACCCAGGACGATGGGCATATTTTCTGCACAGAACAGCAGATCGAAGCGGAAATCCGCACCTTCCACCAACAGGCACAGAAAGTTTACAAAGCCTTTGGTTTCGAGGAAGTAGCGGTGAAGCTCGCCCTGCGCCCTGAACCCGGCAAGCGCCTGGGCAGCGACGAAGTCTGGGACAAGGCCGAAAACCAGCTGCGCTCGGCGCTGACGGCTTGCGGAGTGAGCTGGGAAGAGCTACCTGGGGAAGGTGCCTTCTACAGCCCGAAGATCGAGTACCACCTGCGCGATGCCATCGGCCGTGAATGGCAGGTCGGCACCATCCAGGTCGACTACCACATGCCCGATCGTCTGGGTGCCGAGTACGTCGACGAACACTCGCAGCGCCGTCGCCCGGTCATGCTGCATCGGGCAATCGTCGGCTCGCTTGAGCGCTTCATCGGCATCCTGATCGAGCATCACGCCGGCGTCTTCCCAACCTGGCTGGCGCCGGTCCAGGCCGTGCTCCTGACCGTGACCGAGGCACAGAACGCGTATGCCGACCAGGTACGACAGCAATTGCACGATCGCGGGCTGCGGGTCGAGGCGGACCTGCGCAACGAGAAAATCGGCTACAAGATCCGCGAAAGCACGCTGCAACGTGTGCCGT
- a CDS encoding amino acid adenylation domain-containing protein, translating to MEAVTPLPLTAAQHAIWLGQQLASDSAAYNIASLLHFDGRVDPQRLAAALNQAMSESTCLRARFYETQGVVQQQILAPSQYPVAEHAFVSESLARQWMASDLATPVDLGQGPLLQANLVRIGEQADCLYVKSHHIALDGVGLGLFLKRWAALYSEQVDHRGTAVPLGGFHRVLEAERAYQSAPDFARDRAYWQQQIDSSLTVASLNPQVKLPTRQALLHRSQLTEDAFQRLRQCASQSQNHWLQVLIGAFAAFIGRSTGQRDVVIGIPMMNRLSTQAHDVPCTLANVLPLQLRIDPWTRVGELVADTVKALAGMREHQRYRAEDIRRDCNLLGEGRRLTGPQINIDIYSPALAFGTLASEVEVLSAGAADDLSLLVQPIPGQGLRVCGMANPELYEPEALRTHVERFVEFIEAFVSDTERPLGQLAAYSQPACPPLAPASLGQATLLDGFAHWVNNTPHAIALSLDERALSYQDLDRQANRLAHLIKANLAPRTPSPQRTIALLLERSVETVVAILAVLKCGAAYVPLDPDAPQERLAGILEECAADYLLCCQATAEKASALLPDSQPLNIDAQATRQALQQAAEHAPGVGPQPQDRAYVIYTSGSTGKPKGVCISHHNVVRLFTTTHAWFDYRNSDVWTGCHAYMFDASVWEMWGALLHGGRLVIVPVATTRDPHALLELVVREQVTVFGQIPSAFYRFMEAEADHPELVARMKLRYQCFGGEPLDLGRLAPWFELPRPANPQLLNLYGITETTINTCHRFITHEQVLANVGSLIGRPYADMDILVLDDALQPVPEGAQGEMYVRGEGLAQGYLARPELDATRFVADPFGAPGQRMYRSGDVAIRLADGELEYIGRADQQVKLRGYRIELGEIESCLRAHASVSNAVALVVSDRANDPRLIAHVVPAPGYSTGDVDSEALREHVREHLPAYMVPAAIGVQQAFAITANGKLDRRALPAIEADCTRHLEPPRDSLDEQVLAHWSSHLDQPRISLDDDFFGIGGDSIKAIGLCRDMGLPVLQLFEQPTPRSCADYLRHNGTNAAENSWTQAMGASARADRATLLLVPFAGGNIFAYRQLVEQLGTSFNYLCVRLPGHDVVQADEPFADNATIAAGVVGEVLAKVQGPLLVYGHCAGNALALEISRRLEQAGADLRGLTIGGMLLDLQPEAIEQQVAQRSGEQIIGFLQELGGFKEVPDAQSLAAIARMTKHDAGQTAAFFSSEARQRGTLRAPIHVVVGSADPLTPDYTRRYLDWQAYSATVSLDVIEGGGHYFVSEQPQALAHVLLRHNAALAKPQSRRAQPVLRDFHNPFDAAHGHFLLLRNGALQPSLWPSFSPVPHGWQVAFGPATRQHCLDHLHNHLQPEPLQLPDLHAPYWPERFERYYRQQGAWTGETLDACIARHARLNPRQVAVVDGERRLTYAELHSRCNQLADGFTRLGLRQGDRMVVQLPNVLEFIETTFALFRMGVVPVFALPTDRRNEICHIVQASKAVAYLIKDRAVGFDYRDIARELQTLPSALRHVIVLGDAAEFIPYASLYGQDLPVAPVDSRTPALITLSGGSTAMPKLILRRHDDYLYSIRVSAEICQLSPQSVYLCVLPAGHNFTLSSPGFIGTLLAGGRVVMQADPSGSACFASIAREAVTFTALVPSLAQAWLHAPRQHDLGSLRFLQVGGARLSDEIAARLTHSFGFTLQQVYGMSEGLVCYTGLAGDLDQLLHTQGRPMSPLDEILVVDDDDQPVAIGQPGHLLVRGPYTIRGYLDAPQQNARAFTADGFYRTGDVVCLREDGYLVVTGRHKDQVNRGGEKIAAEEIEGHLLAHPGVLEAAVIGIPDPHLGERACAVLVAAPGPGCDTESLKAHLQARGVAAQRIPDQFQWLSSLPKTTLGKTDKKVLRQQFAA from the coding sequence ATGGAAGCCGTCACCCCACTCCCGCTCACTGCCGCCCAGCATGCAATCTGGCTAGGACAGCAGCTGGCCAGCGACAGCGCCGCATACAACATTGCCAGCCTGCTGCACTTCGATGGCCGCGTGGACCCGCAGCGCTTGGCGGCCGCCCTGAACCAGGCAATGAGTGAGAGCACCTGCCTGCGCGCCCGCTTCTACGAGACGCAAGGGGTGGTGCAGCAACAGATCCTCGCCCCGTCGCAATACCCAGTCGCCGAACACGCCTTTGTCAGCGAAAGCCTGGCCCGCCAATGGATGGCCAGCGACCTGGCGACGCCTGTCGACCTCGGGCAGGGGCCACTGCTGCAAGCAAACCTGGTGCGTATCGGCGAACAGGCCGATTGCCTGTACGTGAAAAGCCACCATATCGCCCTTGACGGTGTTGGCCTTGGCCTGTTCCTCAAGCGCTGGGCAGCGCTTTACAGCGAGCAGGTCGACCACCGCGGCACCGCAGTGCCATTGGGTGGGTTCCACAGAGTGCTGGAAGCAGAAAGGGCTTACCAGTCCGCGCCCGACTTTGCGCGTGACCGCGCTTACTGGCAGCAGCAGATAGACAGCAGCCTGACAGTGGCCAGCCTCAATCCACAGGTAAAACTGCCCACCAGGCAGGCACTTCTGCACCGCAGCCAGTTGACCGAAGACGCATTCCAGCGTTTGCGCCAGTGCGCCAGCCAGTCGCAGAACCATTGGCTGCAGGTGCTTATTGGTGCCTTCGCCGCCTTCATCGGCCGCAGCACCGGCCAGCGAGACGTGGTCATTGGTATTCCGATGATGAACCGCCTGAGCACGCAGGCGCACGACGTACCCTGCACCTTGGCCAACGTATTGCCGTTGCAGCTGCGAATCGACCCGTGGACGCGTGTTGGTGAGCTTGTAGCAGACACCGTCAAGGCCCTGGCCGGCATGCGCGAGCATCAGCGCTACCGGGCAGAGGACATCCGCCGTGACTGCAACTTGCTGGGTGAAGGGCGACGCCTCACTGGCCCCCAGATCAATATCGACATCTACTCACCTGCGCTGGCCTTCGGCACGCTTGCCAGTGAAGTCGAAGTACTTAGCGCTGGCGCTGCCGACGACCTGTCACTGCTGGTACAGCCGATACCGGGCCAGGGGCTGCGCGTATGCGGCATGGCCAACCCCGAGCTGTACGAGCCTGAGGCGTTGCGTACCCACGTGGAGCGTTTCGTCGAATTCATCGAAGCATTCGTCAGCGATACCGAGCGCCCGCTCGGCCAACTGGCAGCATATTCACAGCCGGCCTGCCCGCCACTGGCACCCGCCAGCCTAGGCCAGGCGACGCTGCTGGACGGTTTCGCCCACTGGGTTAACAACACGCCGCATGCCATCGCACTTTCCCTGGATGAGCGCGCGCTGAGCTATCAGGACCTTGACCGCCAGGCCAACCGCCTGGCGCATCTGATCAAAGCCAACCTGGCCCCACGTACCCCTTCACCGCAGCGCACCATCGCACTGTTGCTGGAACGCTCCGTGGAAACCGTGGTGGCCATCCTGGCCGTGCTCAAGTGCGGTGCGGCCTACGTGCCACTGGACCCCGATGCACCGCAAGAACGCCTGGCCGGCATTCTTGAAGAATGTGCCGCCGACTACCTGTTGTGCTGCCAAGCCACCGCAGAAAAAGCCAGTGCCCTGCTCCCTGACAGCCAACCCTTGAACATCGACGCCCAAGCCACGCGCCAGGCGTTGCAACAGGCCGCAGAACACGCGCCGGGCGTTGGCCCGCAGCCCCAGGACAGGGCCTATGTCATCTACACTTCAGGGTCCACCGGCAAACCCAAGGGCGTATGCATCAGCCACCATAACGTGGTGCGGCTGTTCACTACTACCCATGCCTGGTTCGACTACCGCAACAGCGACGTCTGGACCGGCTGCCACGCCTACATGTTCGATGCCTCGGTCTGGGAGATGTGGGGTGCGCTGCTGCATGGTGGGCGCCTGGTGATCGTGCCGGTGGCCACTACCCGTGACCCCCATGCCTTGCTGGAACTGGTAGTGCGTGAGCAGGTTACCGTGTTCGGCCAGATTCCCTCGGCGTTCTACCGCTTCATGGAAGCCGAAGCCGACCACCCCGAACTGGTCGCACGCATGAAGCTGCGCTACCAGTGTTTCGGTGGCGAGCCCCTCGACCTGGGCCGGCTGGCCCCATGGTTCGAACTGCCGCGCCCGGCCAACCCGCAATTGCTCAACCTGTACGGCATCACCGAGACCACCATCAACACCTGTCACCGCTTCATCACTCACGAGCAGGTGCTGGCCAATGTCGGCAGCCTGATTGGCCGCCCGTACGCTGACATGGACATCCTGGTCCTGGACGATGCCCTGCAGCCAGTGCCCGAGGGCGCACAAGGCGAAATGTATGTCCGTGGCGAAGGCCTGGCCCAAGGCTATCTGGCCCGCCCCGAACTGGATGCCACGCGTTTCGTTGCGGACCCTTTCGGCGCGCCGGGCCAGCGCATGTACCGCAGCGGCGACGTGGCGATTCGCCTGGCCGACGGTGAGCTCGAATACATCGGCCGCGCCGACCAGCAGGTCAAGTTGCGGGGTTACCGCATTGAACTGGGTGAAATCGAAAGCTGCCTGCGCGCCCACGCATCGGTCTCCAATGCCGTGGCCCTGGTGGTCAGCGACCGCGCCAACGACCCACGGCTGATCGCCCACGTGGTGCCGGCGCCGGGCTACTCGACAGGCGACGTGGACAGCGAAGCACTGCGCGAGCACGTGCGCGAGCACCTGCCGGCCTACATGGTGCCGGCAGCGATCGGCGTGCAACAGGCATTTGCCATCACCGCCAACGGCAAGCTGGATCGCCGTGCCTTGCCGGCCATCGAGGCGGATTGCACGCGGCACCTGGAGCCACCACGGGACAGCCTTGACGAGCAGGTACTGGCCCACTGGTCGTCGCATCTGGACCAGCCGCGCATCAGCTTGGACGACGATTTCTTCGGCATCGGCGGCGACTCGATCAAGGCCATCGGCCTGTGCCGCGACATGGGCCTGCCGGTACTGCAACTGTTCGAGCAACCTACCCCCCGCAGTTGCGCCGACTACCTGCGCCACAACGGCACGAACGCCGCCGAAAACAGCTGGACCCAGGCCATGGGTGCGAGCGCACGCGCCGACCGGGCCACCTTGCTGCTGGTGCCGTTCGCGGGTGGCAACATATTTGCCTATCGGCAGTTGGTGGAGCAGTTGGGCACCTCGTTCAACTACCTGTGCGTTCGCCTGCCGGGCCACGATGTGGTGCAGGCCGACGAACCATTCGCAGACAACGCCACCATCGCCGCCGGTGTGGTCGGCGAAGTGCTGGCCAAGGTACAGGGGCCGTTGCTGGTCTACGGCCACTGTGCCGGCAACGCGCTGGCACTGGAAATCAGCCGGCGCCTGGAACAGGCCGGCGCTGACCTGCGCGGATTGACCATCGGCGGCATGCTGCTCGACCTGCAACCTGAAGCGATCGAGCAACAGGTAGCGCAGCGCTCGGGCGAGCAGATCATTGGCTTCCTGCAAGAGCTGGGTGGTTTCAAGGAAGTGCCAGACGCTCAAAGCCTGGCAGCCATTGCTCGAATGACCAAACACGATGCCGGGCAAACCGCCGCATTCTTCAGCAGCGAGGCCAGGCAACGCGGCACGCTGCGAGCCCCCATCCATGTCGTCGTCGGCAGTGCCGACCCCCTGACGCCTGATTACACCCGCCGTTACCTCGACTGGCAGGCCTACAGCGCGACTGTGTCCCTGGACGTGATCGAAGGTGGCGGCCACTACTTTGTCAGCGAACAGCCGCAGGCGCTGGCCCACGTGTTGTTGCGTCACAACGCGGCACTGGCCAAGCCCCAGTCTCGACGCGCGCAGCCCGTGCTGCGCGACTTCCACAACCCGTTCGATGCCGCTCATGGCCACTTCCTGCTGCTGCGCAACGGTGCCTTGCAACCTTCGCTGTGGCCCAGCTTCAGCCCGGTGCCACACGGCTGGCAAGTAGCGTTCGGCCCGGCTACGCGCCAGCACTGCCTGGACCACCTGCACAACCACTTACAGCCTGAGCCGCTCCAGCTGCCTGACCTGCATGCGCCCTACTGGCCCGAGCGCTTCGAACGCTACTACCGCCAACAAGGTGCCTGGACCGGTGAAACCCTCGATGCCTGCATTGCCCGACATGCCCGGCTGAACCCCAGGCAGGTAGCCGTGGTGGACGGCGAACGCCGGCTTACCTACGCCGAACTGCACAGCCGTTGCAACCAGCTGGCCGACGGGTTCACCCGGCTGGGGCTACGCCAGGGTGATCGCATGGTGGTGCAGCTGCCCAACGTGCTGGAATTCATCGAGACCACCTTTGCCCTGTTCCGCATGGGTGTGGTCCCGGTGTTCGCCCTGCCCACCGACCGGCGTAACGAGATCTGCCACATTGTCCAGGCCAGCAAGGCCGTGGCGTACCTGATCAAGGACCGCGCCGTGGGCTTCGACTACCGGGACATTGCCCGCGAGCTGCAAACCCTGCCCAGTGCGTTGCGTCACGTAATCGTCCTGGGGGACGCCGCAGAGTTCATACCCTACGCCAGCCTGTATGGCCAGGACCTGCCAGTAGCGCCCGTCGATAGCCGCACACCGGCGCTGATCACGCTGTCCGGTGGCAGCACCGCCATGCCCAAACTGATCCTGCGCCGGCATGACGATTATCTCTACAGCATCCGTGTCAGCGCCGAAATCTGTCAGTTGAGCCCGCAAAGCGTGTACTTGTGCGTGCTGCCGGCAGGCCACAACTTCACCCTCAGTTCACCCGGTTTCATCGGCACTCTGCTGGCGGGTGGCCGCGTGGTGATGCAGGCCGACCCCAGCGGCTCGGCCTGCTTCGCCAGCATCGCCCGCGAAGCAGTGACATTCACCGCCCTGGTGCCGAGCCTGGCGCAAGCCTGGCTGCACGCGCCGCGCCAGCACGACTTGGGCAGCCTGCGCTTCCTGCAGGTGGGCGGCGCGCGTCTGAGCGACGAGATTGCAGCACGCTTGACCCACAGCTTCGGGTTCACCTTGCAACAGGTGTATGGCATGTCCGAAGGGCTGGTCTGCTACACGGGTCTGGCCGGTGACCTCGACCAGTTGCTACACACCCAGGGGCGGCCGATGAGCCCGCTGGACGAAATCCTGGTGGTTGATGATGACGACCAACCGGTCGCCATCGGGCAACCAGGGCACTTACTGGTGCGTGGGCCATACACCATTCGTGGCTACCTGGACGCACCTCAGCAGAACGCCCGCGCCTTTACTGCCGACGGTTTCTATCGCACGGGTGATGTGGTGTGCCTGCGCGAAGACGGCTACCTGGTCGTCACTGGCCGGCACAAGGACCAGGTCAATCGCGGCGGCGAAAAAATAGCCGCCGAGGAAATCGAGGGCCACTTGCTGGCCCACCCCGGGGTGCTGGAAGCAGCAGTGATCGGCATACCCGACCCTCACTTGGGCGAGCGCGCGTGCGCCGTGCTGGTCGCCGCCCCCGGCCCAGGCTGCGACACCGAGTCACTGAAGGCCCACCTACAGGCACGCGGCGTTGCAGCACAGCGCATCCCTGACCAGTTCCAGTGGCTGTCCAGTCTGCCCAAGACCACCTTGGGCAAGACCGACAAGAAGGTACTGCGCCAACAATTCGCGGCGTGA
- a CDS encoding chorismate-binding protein translates to MISHFDFSLPTPALGVHATGTALLADLRRAFPELAGQFSCVFSEHTDGHDRSVVGLGSQYRLCVTRDPQALRIDWLDQDRVLCRDTLHMDNEQSFHEQLFQGLAHFWKTLAVTSPVLAGLPGNVPLLGGWRCATHPERLNEPLIMTLPTLFLWVEPGRICGATFDADLCAQVERAVAQLAPRTYPALPAVSGCELIPPCTDYVDNLLDLLDEMAVSAADKVVIGREVRLRMSEAVDPLQLLDQVAPRPNPHYEYLFCWDQGPAWIGISPETLIRTDGRKVVVEPLAGTRKGSNEAFKRDRYRQELLSDNKELEEHETAAQLFLEQLQQVCQPGSLDMCESRNVIDLGYVQHLKSRIEGELATGANVFDALAAVYPPATIWGKPLNVSGERIRRFEYIDREFFTGGLGYLTLEGRCNFALAIRTAKVTAAHVHIFAGSGIVKASDPYREWLETSNKMKPYLQNGPWSYEG, encoded by the coding sequence ATGATCAGCCACTTCGATTTTTCCCTCCCCACGCCTGCGCTAGGCGTACACGCCACCGGCACCGCGCTGCTCGCCGACTTGCGCCGTGCCTTTCCGGAGCTTGCCGGGCAGTTCAGTTGCGTGTTCAGCGAACATACCGACGGGCATGACCGTTCCGTGGTAGGCCTCGGCAGCCAATATCGCCTGTGCGTCACCCGTGACCCGCAGGCACTTCGTATCGACTGGCTCGACCAAGACCGGGTGCTGTGCCGTGACACCCTGCACATGGACAACGAACAGTCGTTTCACGAGCAGTTGTTCCAGGGCTTGGCCCACTTCTGGAAAACCCTGGCCGTCACCTCGCCAGTCTTGGCTGGCCTGCCCGGCAACGTACCCCTGCTGGGTGGCTGGCGCTGTGCCACGCACCCCGAGCGCCTGAACGAGCCGCTGATCATGACACTGCCGACTCTGTTCCTGTGGGTGGAGCCCGGCCGCATTTGCGGCGCAACCTTCGATGCCGACCTGTGCGCACAGGTGGAACGTGCCGTGGCGCAACTGGCACCCCGCACTTACCCGGCATTGCCTGCGGTCAGCGGCTGTGAGTTGATCCCGCCATGCACCGACTATGTCGACAACCTGCTCGACTTGCTCGACGAGATGGCTGTCAGCGCAGCAGACAAGGTAGTGATAGGCCGCGAAGTCCGTTTGCGCATGAGCGAGGCAGTAGACCCGTTGCAGCTGCTTGATCAGGTCGCACCCCGGCCCAACCCGCACTACGAGTACCTGTTCTGCTGGGACCAGGGGCCCGCCTGGATCGGTATTTCGCCGGAAACCCTGATTCGCACCGATGGCAGGAAAGTGGTCGTCGAACCTCTCGCCGGAACCCGGAAGGGCTCCAATGAAGCGTTCAAGCGCGACCGCTACCGCCAGGAATTGCTATCGGACAACAAAGAGCTGGAAGAGCACGAAACCGCCGCCCAGCTGTTTCTCGAACAACTCCAGCAAGTGTGCCAGCCGGGCTCACTGGACATGTGCGAATCCAGGAATGTCATCGACCTCGGCTACGTGCAGCACCTCAAAAGCCGCATAGAAGGCGAACTGGCGACCGGGGCCAACGTGTTCGACGCCCTGGCCGCCGTCTATCCACCGGCGACTATCTGGGGCAAGCCCCTGAATGTGAGCGGCGAACGTATCCGTCGCTTCGAGTACATCGACCGGGAGTTCTTCACCGGTGGCCTGGGCTACCTCACCCTGGAGGGCCGGTGCAACTTCGCCCTGGCCATCAGGACCGCCAAGGTGACAGCTGCGCATGTGCACATTTTTGCCGGCAGCGGCATCGTCAAAGCCAGCGACCCGTACCGCGAGTGGCTGGAGACCAGCAACAAGATGAAACCCTATCTGCAAAATGGCCCTTGGTCATATGAAGGGTGA